A window of Sander vitreus isolate 19-12246 chromosome 18, sanVit1, whole genome shotgun sequence contains these coding sequences:
- the ccnk gene encoding cyclin-K, with protein MLKSSTAGPSTVASPQPMKEFKENFSGQLILDHIKPCWYWDKKDLAHTPSQSEGLDPGTEARYRREGARFIFDVGTRLGLHYDTLATGIIYFHRFYMFHSFKQFPRYVTGACCLFLAGKVEETPKKCKDIIKTARSLLNDVQFAQFGDDPKEEVMVLERILLQTIKFDLQVEHPYMFLLRYVKQLKGEKNKVCKVLQMAWTFVNDSLCTMLSLQWEPEIIAVAVMYLAGRLCKFDIQEWTAKQSSRRWWEQFVQDVPVELLEDICHQILDLYSQGNKPIPQQIQEKERAAAPQVPVPPVPVGLPPAPNPPPPPPKKTSPQGSSPARQLKRSHTSPKDEPKAPEQVGSKIPRLESPMPPLPTSQPPPERKAPAPAPPTEAEPLPETAPPPPHAPPPHQPPPLPHRPPPPPPSNYIMSTTSSYMSGEGYQSLQSMMKTEGPSYAPMPPSYAPPIPPYHVYPPPAAPPPGPPPSSYPPPNLAPTYPPPGYNNYPPPRMPPGHVPPPVIGLPAGYPPPPVPPGQSQVPLPPPPGMPMNHGGWMR; from the exons ATGTTAAAG TCCAGTACAGCCGGTCCATCCACCGTTGCTTCTCCTCAGCCAATGAAGGAATTCAAGGAGAACTTTTCAGGCCAACTAATCCTGGACCACATCAAGCCATGCTGGTACTGGGACAAGAAGGATTTAGCCCACACCCCCTCTCAGTCTGAAGGCCTGGACCCTGGCACAGAGGCCCGGTATCGAAGAGAAGGAGCCCGCTTCATTTTTGACGTGGGGACCAGACTTGGCCT ACACTATGACACACTGGCAACTGGCATCATATACTTCCACCGCTTCTACATGTTTCACTCCTTTAAGCAGTTCCCCAGATAT GTGACGGGTGCTTGCTGTCTTTTCCTGGCGGGCAAAGTGGAGGAAACCCCAAAGAAGTGTAAAGACATCATCAAAACAGCCCGCAGCTTACTGAATGATGTGCAGTTTGCCCAGTTTGGAGATGATCCGAAg GAAGAGGTGATGGTGTTGGAGAGAATTTTACTCCAGACCATCAAGTTTGACCTGCAGGTGGAGCACCCTTACATGTTCCTGCTGCGCTACGTCAAGCAACTCAAAG gggaaaaGAATAAAGTGTGCAAGGTGCTACAGATGGCGTGGACCTTTGTCAATGACAG CCTGTGCACCATGCTGTCTCTGCAGTGGGAACCAGAGATTATTGCGGTAGCCGTCATGTACCTGGCCGGCCGCCTCTGCAAGTTTGACATCCAGGAGTGGACCGCCAAGCAGTCGTCCCGCCGCTGGTGGGAGCAGTTTGTCCAGGACGTCCCGGTTGAGCTGCTGGAAG ACATTTGCCACCAGATCCTGGATCTGTACTCCCAGGGGAACAAGCCCATCCCTCAGCAGAtacaggagaaggagagggcAGCTGCTCCGCAGGTCCCCGTTCCTCCAGTCCCAGTGGGACTGCCACCAGCCCCCAACCCTCCTCCCCCGCCACCGAAGAAGACTTCCCCTCAGGGAAGCAGCCCTGCACGCCAGCTCAAACGCTCACAT aCATCTCCAAAAGATGAACCGAAGGCTCCAG AACAAGTTGGATCAAAGATTCCTAGACTGGAGAGCCCCATGCCCCCTCTGCCTACATCGCAGCCTCCCCCAG AGCGGAAAGCCCCAGCTCCGGCCCCTCCCACGGAAGCCGAACCATTACCGGAAACGGCTCCTCCTCCGCCGCACGCTCCACCTCCCCATCAGCCTCCGCCCCTGCCCCATCGCCCTCCTCCGCCCCCGCCCTCCAACTACATCATGTCCACCACCAGCTCCTACATGTCCGGAGAAGGCTACCAGAGCCTGCAGTCGATGATGAAGACGGAGGGTCCCTCCTACGCCCCGATGCCGCCCAGCTACGCACCCCCAATACCGCCGTACCACGTCTACCCGCCGCCTGCGGCACCGCCTCCGGGCCCTCCTCCTTCCAGCTACCCGCCCCCCAACTTGGCACCAACGTATCCACCGCCGGGCTACAACAACTACCCTCCGCCTCGCATGCCGCCGGGCCACGTACCCCCTCCAGTTATAGGTCTGCCTGCTGGGTATCCTCCGCCCCCCGTGCCCCCGGGACAGTCACAGGTGCCCCTGCCCCCTCCGCCCGGCATGCCCATGAATCACGGTGGGTGGATGAGATGA